One genomic window of Pseudopipra pipra isolate bDixPip1 chromosome 17, bDixPip1.hap1, whole genome shotgun sequence includes the following:
- the RBM39 gene encoding RNA-binding protein 39 isoform X5, with protein sequence MQLAARIRPRDLEEFFSTVGKVRDVRMISDRNSRRSKGIAYVEFVDVSSVPLAIGLTGQRVLGVPIIVQASQAEKNRAAAMANNLQKGSAGPMRLYVGSLHFNITEDMLRGIFEPFGRIESIQLMMDSETGRSKGYGFITFSDSECAKKALEQLNGFELAGRPMKVGHVTERTDASSASSFLDSDELERTGIDLGTTGRLQLMARLAEGTGLQIPPAAQQALQMSGSLAFGAVTDLQTRLSQQNEVLAAAASVQPLATQCFQLSNMFNPQTEEEAGWDTEIKDDVIEECNKHGGVIHIYVDKNSAQGNVYVKCPSIAAAIAAVNALHGRWFAGKMITAAYVPLPTYHSLFPDSMTATQLLVPVRR encoded by the exons ATGCAGTTGGCTGCAAGAATTCGACCAAGAGACCTGGAAGAATTTTTCTCTACAGTAGGGAAG GTCCGTGATGTGCGAATGATTTCAGATAGAAATTCCAGGCGTTCAAAGGGAATTGCTTATGTTGAATTTGTTGATGTTAGTTCAGTGCCCCTGGCAATAGGACTGACTGGACAGAGAGTCCTGGGTGTACCCATCATAGTACAGGCATCACAG gcagagaaaaacagagcagcagcaatggcAAATAATCTGCAGAAGGGCAGTGCTGGTCCCATGAGACTCTATGTGGGGTCATTACACTTCAACATAACTGAAGATATGCTTCGAGGAATCTTCGAGCCATTTGGCAGG ATTGAAAGCATTCAGCTGATGATGGACAGTGAAACTGGACGCTCAAAAGGATATGGATTCATTACG TTCTCAGACTCTGAGTGTGCCAAAAAGGCCTTGGAACAACTCAATGGATTTGAGCTGGCTGGGAGGCCAATGAAAGTGGGACATGTAACTGAGCGTACTGATGCTTCCAGTGCCAGCTCCTTTTTGGACAGTGATGAGTTGGAACGGACTGGAATTGACCTGGGAACAACTGGTCGCCTTCAGTTGATGGCAAGACTTGCAGAAG GTACTGGGTTGCAGATTCCCCCAGCTGCACAGCAGGCTCTGCAGATGAGTGGCTCTTTGGCCTTTGGAGCTGTGACAG atTTACAAACAAGACTGTCCCAGCAGAATGAAG ttctggctgcagctgcttctgtaCAACCACTTGCAACACAGTGCTTCCAGCTTTCCAACATGTTTAATCCTCAAAC TGAAGAAGAAGCTGGCTGGGACACAGAAATTAAAGATGATGTGATTGAGGAATGTAACAAACATGGAGGAGTTATCCACATCTATGTAGACAAAAACTCAGCTCAG GGCAACGTGTACGTCAAGTGTCCCTCGATCGCCGCTGCCATCGCGGCCGTCAACGCGCTGCACGGGAGGTGGTTTGCAG GTAAAATGATCACAGCAGCGTATGTACCTCTTCCAACGTACCACAGCCTTTTCCCAGACTCCATGACTGCAACCCAACTACTGGTTCCCGTTCGACGATGA
- the RBM39 gene encoding RNA-binding protein 39 isoform X1 → MADDIDIEAMLEAPYKKDENKLSSANGHEERSKKRKKSKSRSRSHDRKRSRSKERKRSRDRERKKSRSRERKRSRSKERRRSRSRSRDRRFRGRYRSPYSGPKFNSAIRGKIGLPHSIKLSRRRSRSKSPFRKDKSPVREPIDNLTPEERDARTVFCMQLAARIRPRDLEEFFSTVGKVRDVRMISDRNSRRSKGIAYVEFVDVSSVPLAIGLTGQRVLGVPIIVQASQAEKNRAAAMANNLQKGSAGPMRLYVGSLHFNITEDMLRGIFEPFGRIESIQLMMDSETGRSKGYGFITFSDSECAKKALEQLNGFELAGRPMKVGHVTERTDASSASSFLDSDELERTGIDLGTTGRLQLMARLAEGTGLQIPPAAQQALQMSGSLAFGAVTDLQTRLSQQNEVLAAAASVQPLATQCFQLSNMFNPQTEEEAGWDTEIKDDVIEECNKHGGVIHIYVDKNSAQGNVYVKCPSIAAAIAAVNALHGRWFAGKMITAAYVPLPTYHSLFPDSMTATQLLVPVRR, encoded by the exons ATGGCTGATGATATTGATATTGAGGCAATGCTTGAAGCTCCTTACAAGAAG GATGAGAACAAATTGAGCAGTGCCAATGGCCACGAAGAGCGCAGCAAGAA gagaaaaaagagcaaGAGCCGAAGTCGAAGCCATGACAGAAAGAGAAGCAGGAGTAAGGAACGCAAACGGAGCCGGGACCGGGAGCGGAAAAAGAGCAGGAGCCGGGAAAGGAAACGGAGCAGAAGCAAAGAACGCAGACGTAGCCGGTCCAGGAGCAGAGACCGCAGATTCAGAGGCCGCTACAGGAGCCCCTA TTCTGGTCCAAAATTCAACAGTGCCATCAGAGGGAAGATTGGTCTGCCTCACAGCATCAAATTAAG caGACGTCGCTCCAGGAGCAAAAGTCCCTTCAGAAAAGACAAGAGCCCTGTCAG AGAACCTATTGATAATCTTACCCCTGAAGAGAGGGATGCTCGAACAGTATTCTGCATGCAGTTGGCTGCAAGAATTCGACCAAGAGACCTGGAAGAATTTTTCTCTACAGTAGGGAAG GTCCGTGATGTGCGAATGATTTCAGATAGAAATTCCAGGCGTTCAAAGGGAATTGCTTATGTTGAATTTGTTGATGTTAGTTCAGTGCCCCTGGCAATAGGACTGACTGGACAGAGAGTCCTGGGTGTACCCATCATAGTACAGGCATCACAG gcagagaaaaacagagcagcagcaatggcAAATAATCTGCAGAAGGGCAGTGCTGGTCCCATGAGACTCTATGTGGGGTCATTACACTTCAACATAACTGAAGATATGCTTCGAGGAATCTTCGAGCCATTTGGCAGG ATTGAAAGCATTCAGCTGATGATGGACAGTGAAACTGGACGCTCAAAAGGATATGGATTCATTACG TTCTCAGACTCTGAGTGTGCCAAAAAGGCCTTGGAACAACTCAATGGATTTGAGCTGGCTGGGAGGCCAATGAAAGTGGGACATGTAACTGAGCGTACTGATGCTTCCAGTGCCAGCTCCTTTTTGGACAGTGATGAGTTGGAACGGACTGGAATTGACCTGGGAACAACTGGTCGCCTTCAGTTGATGGCAAGACTTGCAGAAG GTACTGGGTTGCAGATTCCCCCAGCTGCACAGCAGGCTCTGCAGATGAGTGGCTCTTTGGCCTTTGGAGCTGTGACAG atTTACAAACAAGACTGTCCCAGCAGAATGAAG ttctggctgcagctgcttctgtaCAACCACTTGCAACACAGTGCTTCCAGCTTTCCAACATGTTTAATCCTCAAAC TGAAGAAGAAGCTGGCTGGGACACAGAAATTAAAGATGATGTGATTGAGGAATGTAACAAACATGGAGGAGTTATCCACATCTATGTAGACAAAAACTCAGCTCAG GGCAACGTGTACGTCAAGTGTCCCTCGATCGCCGCTGCCATCGCGGCCGTCAACGCGCTGCACGGGAGGTGGTTTGCAG GTAAAATGATCACAGCAGCGTATGTACCTCTTCCAACGTACCACAGCCTTTTCCCAGACTCCATGACTGCAACCCAACTACTGGTTCCCGTTCGACGATGA
- the RBM39 gene encoding RNA-binding protein 39 isoform X2: MADDIDIEAMLEAPYKKDENKLSSANGHEERSKKRKKSKSRSRSHDRKRSRSKERKRSRDRERKKSRSRERKRSRSKERRRSRSRSRDRRFRGRYRSPYSGPKFNSAIRGKIGLPHSIKLRRRSRSKSPFRKDKSPVREPIDNLTPEERDARTVFCMQLAARIRPRDLEEFFSTVGKVRDVRMISDRNSRRSKGIAYVEFVDVSSVPLAIGLTGQRVLGVPIIVQASQAEKNRAAAMANNLQKGSAGPMRLYVGSLHFNITEDMLRGIFEPFGRIESIQLMMDSETGRSKGYGFITFSDSECAKKALEQLNGFELAGRPMKVGHVTERTDASSASSFLDSDELERTGIDLGTTGRLQLMARLAEGTGLQIPPAAQQALQMSGSLAFGAVTDLQTRLSQQNEVLAAAASVQPLATQCFQLSNMFNPQTEEEAGWDTEIKDDVIEECNKHGGVIHIYVDKNSAQGNVYVKCPSIAAAIAAVNALHGRWFAGKMITAAYVPLPTYHSLFPDSMTATQLLVPVRR; encoded by the exons ATGGCTGATGATATTGATATTGAGGCAATGCTTGAAGCTCCTTACAAGAAG GATGAGAACAAATTGAGCAGTGCCAATGGCCACGAAGAGCGCAGCAAGAA gagaaaaaagagcaaGAGCCGAAGTCGAAGCCATGACAGAAAGAGAAGCAGGAGTAAGGAACGCAAACGGAGCCGGGACCGGGAGCGGAAAAAGAGCAGGAGCCGGGAAAGGAAACGGAGCAGAAGCAAAGAACGCAGACGTAGCCGGTCCAGGAGCAGAGACCGCAGATTCAGAGGCCGCTACAGGAGCCCCTA TTCTGGTCCAAAATTCAACAGTGCCATCAGAGGGAAGATTGGTCTGCCTCACAGCATCAAATTAAG ACGTCGCTCCAGGAGCAAAAGTCCCTTCAGAAAAGACAAGAGCCCTGTCAG AGAACCTATTGATAATCTTACCCCTGAAGAGAGGGATGCTCGAACAGTATTCTGCATGCAGTTGGCTGCAAGAATTCGACCAAGAGACCTGGAAGAATTTTTCTCTACAGTAGGGAAG GTCCGTGATGTGCGAATGATTTCAGATAGAAATTCCAGGCGTTCAAAGGGAATTGCTTATGTTGAATTTGTTGATGTTAGTTCAGTGCCCCTGGCAATAGGACTGACTGGACAGAGAGTCCTGGGTGTACCCATCATAGTACAGGCATCACAG gcagagaaaaacagagcagcagcaatggcAAATAATCTGCAGAAGGGCAGTGCTGGTCCCATGAGACTCTATGTGGGGTCATTACACTTCAACATAACTGAAGATATGCTTCGAGGAATCTTCGAGCCATTTGGCAGG ATTGAAAGCATTCAGCTGATGATGGACAGTGAAACTGGACGCTCAAAAGGATATGGATTCATTACG TTCTCAGACTCTGAGTGTGCCAAAAAGGCCTTGGAACAACTCAATGGATTTGAGCTGGCTGGGAGGCCAATGAAAGTGGGACATGTAACTGAGCGTACTGATGCTTCCAGTGCCAGCTCCTTTTTGGACAGTGATGAGTTGGAACGGACTGGAATTGACCTGGGAACAACTGGTCGCCTTCAGTTGATGGCAAGACTTGCAGAAG GTACTGGGTTGCAGATTCCCCCAGCTGCACAGCAGGCTCTGCAGATGAGTGGCTCTTTGGCCTTTGGAGCTGTGACAG atTTACAAACAAGACTGTCCCAGCAGAATGAAG ttctggctgcagctgcttctgtaCAACCACTTGCAACACAGTGCTTCCAGCTTTCCAACATGTTTAATCCTCAAAC TGAAGAAGAAGCTGGCTGGGACACAGAAATTAAAGATGATGTGATTGAGGAATGTAACAAACATGGAGGAGTTATCCACATCTATGTAGACAAAAACTCAGCTCAG GGCAACGTGTACGTCAAGTGTCCCTCGATCGCCGCTGCCATCGCGGCCGTCAACGCGCTGCACGGGAGGTGGTTTGCAG GTAAAATGATCACAGCAGCGTATGTACCTCTTCCAACGTACCACAGCCTTTTCCCAGACTCCATGACTGCAACCCAACTACTGGTTCCCGTTCGACGATGA
- the RBM39 gene encoding RNA-binding protein 39 isoform X4 produces the protein MFFRQIAWPNGFSGRLLNVFSPPCLSGCFTSNCSYNRKNQLCADGKPKPQCTAFSLCSSASARWRYRKNVNSSGPKFNSAIRGKIGLPHSIKLRRRSRSKSPFRKDKSPVREPIDNLTPEERDARTVFCMQLAARIRPRDLEEFFSTVGKVRDVRMISDRNSRRSKGIAYVEFVDVSSVPLAIGLTGQRVLGVPIIVQASQAEKNRAAAMANNLQKGSAGPMRLYVGSLHFNITEDMLRGIFEPFGRIESIQLMMDSETGRSKGYGFITFSDSECAKKALEQLNGFELAGRPMKVGHVTERTDASSASSFLDSDELERTGIDLGTTGRLQLMARLAEGTGLQIPPAAQQALQMSGSLAFGAVTDLQTRLSQQNEVLAAAASVQPLATQCFQLSNMFNPQTEEEAGWDTEIKDDVIEECNKHGGVIHIYVDKNSAQGNVYVKCPSIAAAIAAVNALHGRWFAGKMITAAYVPLPTYHSLFPDSMTATQLLVPVRR, from the exons ATGTTTTTCAGACAAATTGCCTGGCCAAATGGATTTAGTGGAAGACTTCTTAATGTCTTCAGCCCGCCGTGTCTTTCAGGGTGTTTCACATCAAATTGTAGCTACAACAGAAAGAATCAATTGTGTGCAGATGGAAAGCCAAAGCCCCAGTGCACAGCATTCAGTCTGTGCAGCAGTGCCTCTGCTCGGTGGAGATACAGGAAGAATGTTAACAG TTCTGGTCCAAAATTCAACAGTGCCATCAGAGGGAAGATTGGTCTGCCTCACAGCATCAAATTAAG ACGTCGCTCCAGGAGCAAAAGTCCCTTCAGAAAAGACAAGAGCCCTGTCAG AGAACCTATTGATAATCTTACCCCTGAAGAGAGGGATGCTCGAACAGTATTCTGCATGCAGTTGGCTGCAAGAATTCGACCAAGAGACCTGGAAGAATTTTTCTCTACAGTAGGGAAG GTCCGTGATGTGCGAATGATTTCAGATAGAAATTCCAGGCGTTCAAAGGGAATTGCTTATGTTGAATTTGTTGATGTTAGTTCAGTGCCCCTGGCAATAGGACTGACTGGACAGAGAGTCCTGGGTGTACCCATCATAGTACAGGCATCACAG gcagagaaaaacagagcagcagcaatggcAAATAATCTGCAGAAGGGCAGTGCTGGTCCCATGAGACTCTATGTGGGGTCATTACACTTCAACATAACTGAAGATATGCTTCGAGGAATCTTCGAGCCATTTGGCAGG ATTGAAAGCATTCAGCTGATGATGGACAGTGAAACTGGACGCTCAAAAGGATATGGATTCATTACG TTCTCAGACTCTGAGTGTGCCAAAAAGGCCTTGGAACAACTCAATGGATTTGAGCTGGCTGGGAGGCCAATGAAAGTGGGACATGTAACTGAGCGTACTGATGCTTCCAGTGCCAGCTCCTTTTTGGACAGTGATGAGTTGGAACGGACTGGAATTGACCTGGGAACAACTGGTCGCCTTCAGTTGATGGCAAGACTTGCAGAAG GTACTGGGTTGCAGATTCCCCCAGCTGCACAGCAGGCTCTGCAGATGAGTGGCTCTTTGGCCTTTGGAGCTGTGACAG atTTACAAACAAGACTGTCCCAGCAGAATGAAG ttctggctgcagctgcttctgtaCAACCACTTGCAACACAGTGCTTCCAGCTTTCCAACATGTTTAATCCTCAAAC TGAAGAAGAAGCTGGCTGGGACACAGAAATTAAAGATGATGTGATTGAGGAATGTAACAAACATGGAGGAGTTATCCACATCTATGTAGACAAAAACTCAGCTCAG GGCAACGTGTACGTCAAGTGTCCCTCGATCGCCGCTGCCATCGCGGCCGTCAACGCGCTGCACGGGAGGTGGTTTGCAG GTAAAATGATCACAGCAGCGTATGTACCTCTTCCAACGTACCACAGCCTTTTCCCAGACTCCATGACTGCAACCCAACTACTGGTTCCCGTTCGACGATGA
- the RBM39 gene encoding RNA-binding protein 39 isoform X3 — MFFRQIAWPNGFSGRLLNVFSPPCLSGCFTSNCSYNRKNQLCADGKPKPQCTAFSLCSSASARWRYRKNVNSSGPKFNSAIRGKIGLPHSIKLSRRRSRSKSPFRKDKSPVREPIDNLTPEERDARTVFCMQLAARIRPRDLEEFFSTVGKVRDVRMISDRNSRRSKGIAYVEFVDVSSVPLAIGLTGQRVLGVPIIVQASQAEKNRAAAMANNLQKGSAGPMRLYVGSLHFNITEDMLRGIFEPFGRIESIQLMMDSETGRSKGYGFITFSDSECAKKALEQLNGFELAGRPMKVGHVTERTDASSASSFLDSDELERTGIDLGTTGRLQLMARLAEGTGLQIPPAAQQALQMSGSLAFGAVTDLQTRLSQQNEVLAAAASVQPLATQCFQLSNMFNPQTEEEAGWDTEIKDDVIEECNKHGGVIHIYVDKNSAQGNVYVKCPSIAAAIAAVNALHGRWFAGKMITAAYVPLPTYHSLFPDSMTATQLLVPVRR, encoded by the exons ATGTTTTTCAGACAAATTGCCTGGCCAAATGGATTTAGTGGAAGACTTCTTAATGTCTTCAGCCCGCCGTGTCTTTCAGGGTGTTTCACATCAAATTGTAGCTACAACAGAAAGAATCAATTGTGTGCAGATGGAAAGCCAAAGCCCCAGTGCACAGCATTCAGTCTGTGCAGCAGTGCCTCTGCTCGGTGGAGATACAGGAAGAATGTTAACAG TTCTGGTCCAAAATTCAACAGTGCCATCAGAGGGAAGATTGGTCTGCCTCACAGCATCAAATTAAG caGACGTCGCTCCAGGAGCAAAAGTCCCTTCAGAAAAGACAAGAGCCCTGTCAG AGAACCTATTGATAATCTTACCCCTGAAGAGAGGGATGCTCGAACAGTATTCTGCATGCAGTTGGCTGCAAGAATTCGACCAAGAGACCTGGAAGAATTTTTCTCTACAGTAGGGAAG GTCCGTGATGTGCGAATGATTTCAGATAGAAATTCCAGGCGTTCAAAGGGAATTGCTTATGTTGAATTTGTTGATGTTAGTTCAGTGCCCCTGGCAATAGGACTGACTGGACAGAGAGTCCTGGGTGTACCCATCATAGTACAGGCATCACAG gcagagaaaaacagagcagcagcaatggcAAATAATCTGCAGAAGGGCAGTGCTGGTCCCATGAGACTCTATGTGGGGTCATTACACTTCAACATAACTGAAGATATGCTTCGAGGAATCTTCGAGCCATTTGGCAGG ATTGAAAGCATTCAGCTGATGATGGACAGTGAAACTGGACGCTCAAAAGGATATGGATTCATTACG TTCTCAGACTCTGAGTGTGCCAAAAAGGCCTTGGAACAACTCAATGGATTTGAGCTGGCTGGGAGGCCAATGAAAGTGGGACATGTAACTGAGCGTACTGATGCTTCCAGTGCCAGCTCCTTTTTGGACAGTGATGAGTTGGAACGGACTGGAATTGACCTGGGAACAACTGGTCGCCTTCAGTTGATGGCAAGACTTGCAGAAG GTACTGGGTTGCAGATTCCCCCAGCTGCACAGCAGGCTCTGCAGATGAGTGGCTCTTTGGCCTTTGGAGCTGTGACAG atTTACAAACAAGACTGTCCCAGCAGAATGAAG ttctggctgcagctgcttctgtaCAACCACTTGCAACACAGTGCTTCCAGCTTTCCAACATGTTTAATCCTCAAAC TGAAGAAGAAGCTGGCTGGGACACAGAAATTAAAGATGATGTGATTGAGGAATGTAACAAACATGGAGGAGTTATCCACATCTATGTAGACAAAAACTCAGCTCAG GGCAACGTGTACGTCAAGTGTCCCTCGATCGCCGCTGCCATCGCGGCCGTCAACGCGCTGCACGGGAGGTGGTTTGCAG GTAAAATGATCACAGCAGCGTATGTACCTCTTCCAACGTACCACAGCCTTTTCCCAGACTCCATGACTGCAACCCAACTACTGGTTCCCGTTCGACGATGA